The genomic interval CGGCGCTCGCGCAGCCCGGCCGGTACCGCGACCGGGTCCAGTTCGGTCACCCGCAGCTCCAGCCCGGGGTGCTGCTGGCCGAGCGCGACCAGGGTGGCCGGGAGCAGCGTACGGACGGCGGTGGGGAAGGCGCCGATCCGCAGCGGGCCGGTCGGGCCGGTGGCGACCGCGGCGAGCGCGGCGGTGGTCTGCTCCAGTGCGGTGAGGACGGTCTCGGCGTGCCGGACCAGCACCCGGCCGGCGGTGGTGAGGGTGACCCGCCGCCCGGTGCGTTCCAGCAGCGGCACGCCCGCCTCCCGCTCCAGCGTCGCCAGTTGCTGGGAGACCGCCGACGGGGTGTAGGTGTGCGCCTGCGCCACCGCCGCGATGGTGCCGAGGCGGGCGAGGTCGCGGAGCAGCCGGAGTCGACGTACGTCGAGCATCAGCAGAGCTTACGCAACTGTTCAGAAAGCTGTACTGGACCTTACGGGTCTGCCTGCCGGACGCTGTGGTCATGACGTTCTCCGGCGTGTACGTACCGCTGATCACCCCGTTCGACGCCACCGGCGCGGTGGCGCTCGACGCACTCGACGCGCTGACCCACCAGGTGCTGGCGGCCGGTGCGGCCGGGGTGGTGGCGCTGGGCACCACGGGCGAGCCGGCGTCGCTGAACGTCCGGGAGCGGCAGGCCGTGGTCGACGCCGTGGCCCGGGTCTGCCGGGAGCGGAACGCCCCGCTGATCGTCGGGGCGAACGCGGTGGAGGCGGTCGAGGCGCTGCCCCGGCGGGCCGAGGTGGTGGCGGCGCTCAGCGTGGTACCGCCGTTCCTGCGCCCCGGCGAGGCCGGCGTACTCGCGCACTTCGCCTCGCTCGCCGCCGCCAGCCCGGTGCCGCTGGTCGTCTACCACGTGCCGTACCGGACGGGTCAGCACCTCGGCACGGACGCGATCCGGCGGCTGGCCGAGCTGCCCGGGGTGGCCGGGATCAAGTACTCGGTCGGTGCCATCGACGGCGGCACCGTCGAGTTGCTGGCCGAACCGCCGCCCGACTTCGCGGTGCTGGGCGGCGACGACACGCTGATCTCCGCACTGCTGGCGCTCGGCGCGCACGGCGGCATCCTGGCCTCGGCACACCTCGGCACGGCCGCCTTCGTGGCGCTTGCCGAGGCGTGGCGGGCCGGCGACGCCGCCCGGGCCCGGTCGCTCGGGCACCGGCTCGCCGCGCTCTCCACCGCGCTCTTCGCCGAGCCGAACCCGACGGTGATCAAGGCGGTGCTGCACGCCCAGGGGCGCATCCCGACCCCCTCGGTACGGCTCCCGCTGGTCCGGCCCGGCCCGGAGGCGGTACGGGCGGCGGCACGGCTTGCGCAAGATGATGGATGGCGGACGCTTTCATTGCAAGGTCTTGCATAGACTTTCCGCAAAGGACTAGCGTGCGGGCGAATCAGCGACCACAGGAAGGCCGTCGATGAAGCCGCTGCCGCTGCCGCCGACCGTCGTGCCACGCACCGCGCTGCGGCGTACCGTGCTGCTGGTCCTCGCCGCCGCGCTCACCCTCCCGCTGACCGGAGCCGGCGCGGCCGCCGGACCGGGGTTCAGCCCGGCCGGCCGGCCGGGCGCGGCAGCCGGCCCGGACGACCGGGCGGAGTCCACCAGCGCGACGCTCGGCGCAGAGTGGACGGCGGAACCCTCGGCCGAGGCGCTGCTCGACGCGGCCGACGCCGACCGGGGCCGGGCCGAGCAGTTCTACTTCGTGCTGCCGGACCGGTTCGCCAACGGCGACCCCCGCAACGACCGGGGCGGACTGGCCGGCGACCGGCTGCGCACCGGCCACGACCCGAGCGACAAGGGCTTCTACCACGGCGGCGACCTGCGCGGCCTGCTGGACAGGCTGGACTACGTCCAGGGGCTCGGCACCACCGCGATCTGGCTGGCCCCGGTCTTCGTCAACCGGCCGGTGCAGGGCAGCGGGGCGGACGCCTCGGCCGGCTACCACGGCTACTGGATCACCGACTTCACCCGGGTCGACCCGCACTTCGGCACCAACGAGGAGCTGCGGAAACTGGTCCGGGAGGCACACCGGCGAGGCATCAAGATCTATCTGGACGTCATCGTCAACCACACCGCCGACGTCATCCGGTATCCCGACGGTCAGACCGGCTACCGGGACAAGGCGAGCCAGCCGTACCGGGACGCGCAGGGGAGAGCGTTCGAGGACCGCAACTACGCCGACGGCAGCCGTGCCTTCCCGGCGGTGGACGAGGAGTCCTTCCCGTACCGGCCGACGTTCGCACACGAGGCGGACCGGCGGGTCAAGGTGCCGGCCTGGCTCAACGACCCGACGATGTACCACAACCGCGGCGACTCCACCTTCGTCGGCGAGAACAGCGAGTACGGCGACTTCGTCGGCCTGGACGACCTCTGGACCGAGCGCCCCGAGGTGGTACGCGGGATGACGAAGATCTTCGCCGACTGGGTCACCGAGCTGGGCGTCGACGGCTTCCGGCTGGACACCGCCAAGCACGTCAACCTGGAGTTCTGGCCGCAGTTCCGGGCCGGCGTCGAGCAGGCCGCCCGCCGGGCCGGCAAGTCGGACTTCTTCATGTTCGGCGAGGTCTACGACGCCAACCCCGAGGTCACCTCGACGTACGTCCGCCGGGGCGGGCTGCCGGCCACCCTCGACTTCACCTTCCAGAACGCTGCCCGGGGCTACGTGGCCAGCGGCGGCGGCTCGGCGAAGGCGCTGGCCGACGGGTTCGCCGCCGACGACCTCTACACCGCCCGGGACACCGACGCCGGCCGGCTGCCGACCTTCCTCGGCAACCACGACATGGGCCGGATCGGCTCCTTCATCGCGAACGGCGGCACCGACCCGGCCAGCCACCTGCGCCGGGACCAGCTCGCACACGAGCTGATGTTCCTCACCCGGGGACAGCCGATCGTCTACTCCGGAGACGAGCAGGGCTTCACCGGGCCGGGCGGGGACCGGGACGCCCGGCAGGACATGTTCGCCTCCCGTACCGCCGACTATCTCGACGACGACCTGCTCGGCACCGACCGGAGCCACGCCGTCGACCAGTACGACCCGACGCATCCGGTCTACCGGACGATTGCCGGGCTCGGTGCGCTGCGCAAGGCGCATCCGGCGCTGCGGGACGGCATCCAGGTCACCCGGTACGCCGCCGACGGCCCCGGGGTCTTCGCCTTCAGCCGGATCGCCCCCGCCGACCGGGTCGAGTACGTCGCCGCGGTCAACAACGCCCCGACCGCGCAGACCGTCACCGTGCACACCTGGTCGGCCGGCACCCGGTTCAGCGGCATCTACGGCTCGGACGCGACCGCACAGGCCGGCCCGGACGGGAAACTGAGCATCACCGTGCCGCCGCTGGCCGCCGTCGTGCTCCGGGCGGACGCCCCGATCGCCCGGCCGACCGCCGCGCCGAGCGTCCGGATCACCGACCCGGCACCGGACGCGGCCGTGCCGGCCCGGGTCGGGGTGGTCGCCCAGGTCACCGGGGACCCGCTGGCCACCGTCACCGTGGCGGCCCGGGTCGACGGCGGCGCCTGGAGGCTGCTCGGCCAGGCCCGCAACCAGGGCGGACCGGTGCCGTACCGGGTCCACCACGACCTGCAAGGGTTGCCGGGCGGCGCCCGGATCGAGTACAAGGCGGTGGTGCGGGACTCGTCGGGGCGTACCGGCACCGCCCGGTCGACGGCGACGGTGGGCACCCCGCCCCGGACCGACGCCCGGGACTGGCTGGTGGTGCACTACCAGCGGCCGGCCGGCGGGTACCCGGACTGGCAACTGCACGCCTGGGGCGACATCGACCCGGCGTACCAGACGCCGTGGCCGACCGGGCAGCCGTTCGCCGGGGAAGACTCCTACGGCCGGTTCGCCTGGGTGAAGCTGAAGCCGGGAGCCCGCACCGTCGGCTTCCTGGTGGTGGACGCCGCCGGCAACAAGGACGTGCCGGTGGACCGCAGCGTCGACGTGACCCGGACCGGCGAGGTCTGGCTCAGGCAGGGCGACCCGACGGTCCATCCGAGCCGCCAGGCGGCGACCGGCGAACCGGACCCGCCGGTCGACGAGAGCGTGGCGGTGCTGCACTACCGCCGGGCCGGCAACGACTACGCCGGCTGGGGGCTGCACGTCTGGGACGGTGCGGCGAACCCGACCGACTGGGCCAGCCCGCTGCCGCCGGCCGAGCGCGACGAGTTCGGCATCACCTTCCGGGTGCCGCTGGCCGCCGGGGCGACCGGACTGAGCTACATCATCCACAACGGCGACACCAAGGACCTTCCCGACGACCAGCGGCTCGACTTCGCCGGCGCCGGCCGGGAGGCGTGGCTGCTCGCCGGCACCCCCGGTCGGCTGTTGCCGG from Plantactinospora sp. BC1 carries:
- a CDS encoding dihydrodipicolinate synthase family protein; the encoded protein is MTFSGVYVPLITPFDATGAVALDALDALTHQVLAAGAAGVVALGTTGEPASLNVRERQAVVDAVARVCRERNAPLIVGANAVEAVEALPRRAEVVAALSVVPPFLRPGEAGVLAHFASLAAASPVPLVVYHVPYRTGQHLGTDAIRRLAELPGVAGIKYSVGAIDGGTVELLAEPPPDFAVLGGDDTLISALLALGAHGGILASAHLGTAAFVALAEAWRAGDAARARSLGHRLAALSTALFAEPNPTVIKAVLHAQGRIPTPSVRLPLVRPGPEAVRAAARLAQDDGWRTLSLQGLA
- the pulA gene encoding pullulanase-type alpha-1,6-glucosidase; translation: MKPLPLPPTVVPRTALRRTVLLVLAAALTLPLTGAGAAAGPGFSPAGRPGAAAGPDDRAESTSATLGAEWTAEPSAEALLDAADADRGRAEQFYFVLPDRFANGDPRNDRGGLAGDRLRTGHDPSDKGFYHGGDLRGLLDRLDYVQGLGTTAIWLAPVFVNRPVQGSGADASAGYHGYWITDFTRVDPHFGTNEELRKLVREAHRRGIKIYLDVIVNHTADVIRYPDGQTGYRDKASQPYRDAQGRAFEDRNYADGSRAFPAVDEESFPYRPTFAHEADRRVKVPAWLNDPTMYHNRGDSTFVGENSEYGDFVGLDDLWTERPEVVRGMTKIFADWVTELGVDGFRLDTAKHVNLEFWPQFRAGVEQAARRAGKSDFFMFGEVYDANPEVTSTYVRRGGLPATLDFTFQNAARGYVASGGGSAKALADGFAADDLYTARDTDAGRLPTFLGNHDMGRIGSFIANGGTDPASHLRRDQLAHELMFLTRGQPIVYSGDEQGFTGPGGDRDARQDMFASRTADYLDDDLLGTDRSHAVDQYDPTHPVYRTIAGLGALRKAHPALRDGIQVTRYAADGPGVFAFSRIAPADRVEYVAAVNNAPTAQTVTVHTWSAGTRFSGIYGSDATAQAGPDGKLSITVPPLAAVVLRADAPIARPTAAPSVRITDPAPDAAVPARVGVVAQVTGDPLATVTVAARVDGGAWRLLGQARNQGGPVPYRVHHDLQGLPGGARIEYKAVVRDSSGRTGTARSTATVGTPPRTDARDWLVVHYQRPAGGYPDWQLHAWGDIDPAYQTPWPTGQPFAGEDSYGRFAWVKLKPGARTVGFLVVDAAGNKDVPVDRSVDVTRTGEVWLRQGDPTVHPSRQAATGEPDPPVDESVAVLHYRRAGNDYAGWGLHVWDGAANPTDWASPLPPAERDEFGITFRVPLAAGATGLSYIIHNGDTKDLPDDQRLDFAGAGREAWLLAGTPGRLLPATGSAAPDLDITKQRAHWIDRSTLLRPPGQPTDGRRYALVSAPDGGLAVRDGELVGTYTELPLRAVPGGPTEAQRAKFPHLWQFQALKLDPRDRAKLPAALRGQLVLTERDAAGSLLGATGVQLPGVLDDLYAPASAARLGPTVDSGRPSLAVWAPTARNVTLELSDSPSATARTVPMRRDDRTGVWSVRGERDWLGRYYRYRVQAWQPAAQRIVTASVTDPYSLALTANSTHSRIVDPTDPAAAPAGWAGLRKPAAVPSTRTQIQEVSVRDFSIADASVPAERRGTYLAFTDPATTGMRHLRSLADAGVSHLHLLPTFDFATIPERRADQAGPPCDLAALPADSERQQECVGAVRDTDGYNWGYDPLHYTVPEGGYAVDPDRRTTEFRQMVAGVNAAGLRVVLDVVYNHTSAAGTDPRSVLDQIVPGYYHRLLDDGTVANSTCCANTAPEHAMMGKLVVDSVVTWAKAYKVDGFRFDLMGHHPKANILAVRAALDRLTVARDGIDGRSILLYGEGWDFGEVAGDARFVQATQANMAGTGIGTFNDRLRDAVRGGGPFDANPRVQGFGSGLFTDPNGDPVNGTPAEQRARLLHQQDQLKVGLTGNLAGYRFVGSSGEPVTGADVDYNGAPAGYTAKPGEAVSYVDAHDNEILYDALAYKLPQGTSAVDRARMQVLSLGTAVLSQGTGFVTAGSERLRSKSLDRNSYNSGDWFNQIRWDCAEGNGFGVGLPPAADNADKWPYARPLLADPTLVPDCAAIGLAEARYRELLRVRSSSPVFGLADAAQVQRRVSFPLSGVDETPGVLTMKLDGTGLDPRWRSVTVVFNATPAAATQTVAGLRGASVALHPVLRESADPVLRTASFDRSTGTFTVPPRSIAVYVEG